In Streptomyces sclerotialus, the DNA window GTGGCGATCGGCTTCCAGCGGAAGTTCGCCCGGCTGCTGGACGTGGCGCCGGAGGACGTCCAGCTCGAACACGTCGGGCTGAACCACCTCACCTGGGAGCGCGCTGTCCGCGTCGGCGGCGAGGACGTACTGCCGAAGCTGATCGCCGAGCACGGCGACGCGATCGCCGCCGATCTGCACATGCCGCGCGCGCTGGTCGAGCGGCTGGGCACGGTCCCCTCGTACTACCTGCGCTACTACTACCAGCACGACGAGGTCGTACGGGAGCTGCGCACGAAGCCGTCGCGGGCCGCCGAGGTCGCGGCCATGGAGAAGGAACTGCTGCGGATGTACGGCGACCCGGCGCTGGACGAGAAGCCGGAGCTGCTGGGCAAGCGGGGCGGCGCCTACTACTCGGAGGCGGCCGTCGCGCTCACCTCCTCGTTGCTCCGTGACACCGGCGACGTACAGGTGGTGAACGCGCTGAACAACGGGACGCTGCCGTTCCTGCCGGACGACGCGGTGATCGAGGTGCCGGCCACGGTGGGCGCCCGGGGCGCGGTGCCGGTACCGGTACGCCCGCTGGAGCCGCTGTACGCAGGACTGGTCGCGCACGTCACGGCGTACGAGCACCTGGCACTGGAAGCGGCCCTGAAGGGCGGCCGGGACCGGGTCTTCGACGCGCTGCTCGCGCACCCGCTCATCGGCCAGATCGAGTACGCGGAGCGGCTCACCGACGAGCTGCTCGCCCACAACCGGGAGCACCTGGCGTGGGCCTGAGCGGGAACGGGGCCGGGCGGCCCGCCGTGCTGGCGGTCGACGCCGGGAACAGCAAGACCGACGTGGCGGTGGTCGGCGCCGACGGCGGCGTGCTGAGCGCCGTACGCGGCGGCGGGTTCCAGCCGCCCGCGGTGGGCGCAGCGCGGGCCGTGGCGGGGCTCGCCGCGCTCGTCGACGAGGCGCTGCGGCGCGCGGGCACCGGCCGGGTCGGGCACCTGTCCGCCTGTCTGGCCAACGCCGACCTGCCGGTCGAGGAGGAGCGGCTGACCGAGCTGCTGACGGCGCGCGGCCGGTCGGACACGGTGACCGTCGCCAACGACACCTTCGCGCTGCTGCGGGCCGGGCTCCCGGACGGCGGCCCGCACACCGGCGTCGCGGTGGTCTGCGGGGCCGGGATCAACTGCTCGGGTCTCGGCCCTGACGGCCGTACCGCGCGCTTCCCCGCCATCGGGCGCATCTCCGGCGACTGGGGCGGCGGCGGGCACCTCGCCGAGGAGGCGCTGTGGTGGGCGGCGCGGGCCGACGACGGACGGGGCGCGCCGAGCGCCCTCGCGGAGCGGCTGCCCGCCCACTTCGGGCTGCCGGCGATGCCGCAGCTCATCGAGGCGCTGCATCTGGGGGACGTGCCTGCCGTGCGCCGCCATGAGCTGGTGCCGGTGCTGTTCGCGGTGGCCGCCGAGGGGGACGAGGTGGCCCGCGCGGTCGTCGCGCGGCAGGCCGAGGAGATCGTCCTCATGGCCACGGTCGCGCTGCGCCGCCTGGACCTGCTCGCCGAGCCGGTGCCGGTGGTGCTCGGCGGCGGGGTGCTGGCGGCCCGCCACCCGGTCCTGCACGAGGCGGTGGTCGCGCTGCTCGCCGAACGCGCCCCGAAGGCCGTGCCGGAGGTGGTCACCGCTCCCCCGGTCCTGGGCGCCGCCCTGCTGGCACTGGACACCACGGGCGCACCGGCATCCGCGTACGCCCGGCTCCGCGCGCACTACGCGACGGCCGGGCCCTAGGGTCGTTCGTTCGGACCAGGCCGGATCAGGGAGCGGGGTCCGGGGCCGTGCATCGCAAGGCGGCGGCGGGCGTCATGGCGGAGCCATGGCAACCGGCGACAACGCGGCGAGGTGCGGTGCCAGGGCCCGCGAGCCCGGCATGATCCGAAAGAGGCCCTAGTCGTCCAGCGGCAGTGCCAGGTCCCGTACGTGCCCGGCGAGGAGCTTCACGGCGGCGTCCACCGCGGCTGCCTGGTCCCGCTCCCGGATCGCCTCCACGAGGAGGTGGTGCGGGTCGGTGGGGGCCGCCGTCGCGGTGTCCAGGCAGGCGGCGCGGCGCAGCTCCGCACGCAGGGCCGTGCTCAGCGAGCGGTAGATGTCGGCCAGCACGGGATTGGCGCTCGCCTCGGCGACCAGGACGTGGAAGTCGGCGTCGGCGGCGGTGAACGCCTCGTCCTCGTGGGCCGCGAGCGCCGCCCGGCGCCGGGCCAGCGCGGCCTCGATCGCGGCGAGCTGGGCGTCCGTGCGGTGTCGCGCCGCCTGCCGCGCCGCGATCACGTCCAGCCCCTGGCGGACCTGCGTGACGTGCGTCAGCTCGGCGCGCTCCAGACGGCGGCGGAGCGCCACCGCGCTGTCGTCGTCGGAGACGACGAACGTGCCGTCGCCCTGCCGCGTCTCCAGCAGCCCCGCGTGCACCAGGGCGCGGATCGCCTCCCGTACGGAGGCCCGGCTCACCTGGAGCGTTTCGGACAGCGCACTTTCGGGCGGAATGCGGCTGCCCACCGGCCAGATCCCCGTAAGGATCTGCTCCCGGATCTCGTCGGTCGCGGTCTCCACCAGCGACACCCTGCGCACCGTCCGCACGCCGTCCCTCCCTCCGCCGGCCTCGTGCCCCGGCGCCGTCCGCCGCCGGCCGCCCGCCGTTCCACAGGTCACCTGACGTCAGGCAACTCTAGTCAGGACCGGCGCCGGCGGCTGCCCATGGCGGGAACCGAACGCCGTGCGCACGCGTCAAGAGGTGCACCGGAAGAGGCAACGGGGGCCGGAGGTACGGGGCCGGGCCGCCGGGCCCGGACGAGATCGCGATCCGAACAAGATCCAGGCAATACCGGTGTGGTGACCGGCCCCTGCGGCCATACTGCTGGCCGTGCACCCCTGTCCGTGACGCGGGCCGCGGGAGCACGGCAAGCGACCGAGGGGGAGGTTCCGTGTCATACCCGCCGACCGGCAGCGCGGCACCGCCCGCGCCCCCGCCGGCCCCGGAGCCGGACACCGCCGCCACGCCGCCCGCGGCGCCCCCGACGCCGTCCGGCGAGCGCGCCGTATGGGTCGAAGGGCTGCGCCGGCTGCGCGCCGCCGCGACCACCGAGCCGGGCCGGCTCCGCATCATCGGTGCCGTACTGGCCGCGCTGGTCGTCCTGTTCGGCGCGCTCACCGCGTGGCAGGTGACGGATCGTTCGGCCGCGGCCCGCGACGTCATGGAGAGCAGCCAGCCGCTGAGCCGGGACGCGGCCGGCATCTACGGTTCGCTGGCGGACGCCGACACCACGGCGGCCGGCGGCTTCCTGGCGGGCGACCGGGAGAGCGCGGCGTCCCGCAAGCGCTACGCCGACGACATCGCCACCGCCGCGAAGCTGCTGGTCCGGGCCTCCGCCAACTCCCAGGGCTCGGCGACGGCCCGCGCGGAGATCGAGCGGCTGAACGACGCCCTGCCGCGGTACACGGGCCTGGTGGAGACGGCGCGGATGTACAACCGCCAGGGCCTGCCGGTGGGCGGCGCCTACCTCCAGTACGCCAACAGCCAGATGCGCGGCACGCTGCTGCCGGCGGCCCACCGGCTCTACGCCACCGAGACCGGCCGGCTCGACGCCGACCACGCCGACGCCACCGCCTGGCCCTGGGCCGCCCTGGCCTCCGGGGTGCTGGCCATCGGCGCGCTCGGCTGGGCGCAGCGCCGCAACTACCTGCGGACGAACCGGGTGTTCAACCACGGCCTGCTGATCGCCACGGCCGCTTCCACGGTCATGCTGCTGTGGACGCTGGCCGGGCACGCCCTGGCCCGCGCGGGCCTCGACGACTCCATCGAGCACGGCGCCAGGTCGATTCAGGTGCTGAACGAGGCGCGCATCGCGACGCTCCAGGCGCGCGGCGACGAGAACCTGACGCTGGTGGCGCGCGGCGGCAGGACCACCACCGGCCAGCGGGACTACTACGAGGTCGAGTACGCAGCGGGCATGCGGACCCTGGCGGGCGCCGGGAAGGGCGCCGACGCGCCGGCCGGCGGCAAGCTGCGGGAGGCGCTGGCCCTGGCGGACGACGAGGCGGGCCGCGCGCCGGTGCGGGAGGCGCTGAAGAACGTACGGGAGTGGCAGTCCCGGCACGGCGCGGCCCGCGCGGACGACGACCGCGGCGACTACGAGGGCGCGCTGTCGAAGGTGATCGGCACGGACCGGCCCACGAAGGAGTCCTTCGACAAGGTGGACGCGGCGCTGAAGAAGGCACTGCGGCACGAGCAGACCGAGTTCCGGGACGCGGCGCGCGACGGCCGGCGCGCGCTGGCCGGACTGGCCGGGGGCGCCGCCGTACTGGCCGTGCTGGCCGCCGCCGGCGCCGTGCTGGGCATCGGCCGCAGGCTGTCGGAGTACCGGTGACGAGGGCGGGGGCGCTCATGCGCGCGCGAATGGCGGATCTCCGGTCGGCGCTGGCTCCGGTGGCCGCCGGCATGGGCGTGATGGCGGCGGCCGCCGCGGTGCTGGTGCCGGTGCTCAGCGGCGGGCCCGCCGTGCCGTCCGCGCCGCACGTGCCGGCGCCGCCCCGTACCGCGGCGGCCGAGCCCGCCGCCACGGGCTGCACGAAGGAGAACGAGGCGGAGAGCCTGCGCCCCTCCTCGAAGGACGGCGACGCGGTGAAGCGGATCAAGAAGGCGGGCGTCCTGGTCGTCGGCGTCGACCAGAACAGCTACCGCTGGGGCTACCGCGACCGGGACAACCCCAGGAACCTCGTCGGCTTCGACATCGACCTGGTGAAGGCCATCGCCGAGGACATCCTCGGGCCGGACCCGCACATCGTGTACCGCGCCATCCCCACCAACCAGCGCATCGCTGCCGTACGGCAGCGCAAGGTGGACATGGTCGTCCGCACCATGACGATCAACTGCGAGCGCAAGCGGCAGGTCGCCTTCTCCACCGCCTACTTCACGGCGGGCCAGCAGGTGCTCGCGCCCAAGAGGTCGTCGATCGACGCGTTCGACGACTCGCTGCGGGGAAAGAAGATCTGCACGGCGAAGGGATCAACGGGCGAGCAGGAACTGGACGGTGAGGACCACGGCGCGACGGTCATGACCGTGCCGAACCAGCTCGACTGCCTGGTACGGCTCCAGCTGGGCGAGGCCGACGCCGTCGTGACGGACAGCGCGCTGGCCGCCGGGCAGGCCGCGCAGGACCCGACCGTCGAGCTCAAGGGCGAGCCGTTCAGCACCGACCTGTACGGCGTGGCGATGAACAAGGAGGACGAGGACCTGGTGCGGCGGGTGAACAAGGTGCTGGAGGAGTACCGCGAAGGCGGCGCCGACAGCCCCTGGACGACCGCGTACAAGAAGTGGCTCAAGGCCGACCTGCCGGGCGTCCCCGGCCCGCCGACCCCGCAGTACAGCGACTGACCGGCCCGGCCGGGCGCCCGCTCCCGGCCGTCCGCAGCGCACCGCACGCACTCTGGAGAGGTGATCGATGGGGGTCCCAGGGCCCGCCCCGGCCATGAGCCGCGACGAGGTGGACCGCGCCCTCGGCAGGCTCGGCGCCGAGCACGAAGCGATCGAGAGCTCGCTGCTCGCGCTGCAGGACCACGCGGGCCGCCGCCTCCTGGAGGGCGCCGAACTGACCGGCGTCACCAAGGACCGCTGGGCGACGGCCGAGCGGCAGATCACCGTGCTGTGGGCGCACTTCGAGGCGTACACCGCCGCGCTGGAAGCCGCCCGCGAGCTGCGCGCCCGCCGCCGCTGGCTGTCCCCCGACGACCTGACCACCCTCACCGAGATGCTGCGCGGCGCCGGTGTCACCGTCTCCGGCGGCTCGGCCGCCGGCACCCCCGGCAGACTCAGCGAACGGCTCAGCCTCGAAGCGCTGGTCGACCGGATGAACGGGCTGTACGCCCGCGCCCTGGACGTCATCGTCAGCGCGGACTCCGTATGGACCGCACTGCCCGCCCGCATCGACCTGCTCGCCGCCGAACTGCGGCGCACCCGCTCCCTCGCGCACTCCGTCGGCGTACGCCCCGGCGAGCACCCCTCCGGCGACGACCTGGAGGACATCACCGACGAACTCGGCCGGCTGCGCGCCGAGGTGCTCACCGACCCGCTCGCCTTCTGGGTGCCCGCCACCGACGCCAGCGCCGCGCCCGGCGGCGGGCATCCCGACACCGGCCGGTACGACCGCGCGGCACGCGCCCTGGAGGACGTACGGCGCGAGATAGAGGCGGTCCTCGCCGTGCGGCAGGACGCCGAACGGCGGCTGATGCAGGTGCGCGACCTGCTCTCGCGCGCCGACCGTACGCTCACCGAGGCGCGGCAGGCGCGCGGCGAGGTGCTGGCGAAGATCGCCGCGTCCGAGGTGCCGGCCGTCTCCGGCCCGTCGGCCGCGCTGCACGAACAGCTCGCCACCGCCGCCGAGTACCGCAGACGCGCCCAGTGGCACCTGCTGTCACCGCTCCTGGAGAGCCTGGAGGAGCGCGCCGAGGAGGAGCTGCTGCGCGCCCGCGAGTCGCTGACCGCGGTGACCGCGCCGCTGGCGGTCCGCGCCGAACTGCGCGGCCGGCTCGACGCGTACAAGGCGAAGGTGGCACGGCACGGCCTGGCCGAGGACCTGCTGCTGATCGAGCGGTACGACATCGCCCGCCGGATGCTGTGGAGCGCGCCCTGCGACCTGCGCGCCGCCGAACAGGCCGTACTGCGCTACCAGCAGGCGGCGGCCGAGGCGCTGGCAGCCGGCCGGACGGACCGCGAGGGGGAGTCATGACCAGCGAGAACGCCGCGTGCCAGCGGCCGGAGTGCGGCGGCTGTTACGAGGACGTCGGCGAGGGCGAACTGTACTGCGACACCTGCGGCATGGCGCCGGTCGTCTCGCCGACCGGCATGGTGTCCTCGCCGCCCACCGGCGTCGCGGGCGCCGCCCGCTCCTCGGCCGGCTCCGGCTCCGCGCAGAACTCCGGCAGCGCCTCCACGTCGTCCTCCTCGCGCTCCTCCGGCTCCCGGCGTTCGGTCTCCGGGCGCCTCTCGCGCTCGCTGTCCGGGCCGTCGACGCAGCTGGTGTCCGTGCGCAGCGGAAGCTCGGGGCAGGGCTCCGCCTCCGGCTCCGGCGCGGGGCGCGGGCGGCTGGGCGCGGGGCTGGTGGCGGTGCCGGACGTACCGCGCCCCGACCCGCGCACGGTGGTGCTGGAGAACCCCGAGGTCCCCGAGCGCAAGCGGTTCTGCAGCCGCAGCGACTGCGGGGCGCCGGTGGGCCGGGCCCGCAGCGGGCGGCCCGGCCGTACGGAAGGGTTCTGCACCAAGTGCGGCCACCCCTACAGCTTCGTGCCGAAGCTGCGGGCCGGTGACGTGGTGCACGGCCAGTACGAGGTCGCCGGCTGCCTCGCGCACGGCGGGCTGGGCTGGATCTACCTGGCGGTGGACCGCGCCGTCTCCGACCGGTGGGTGGTGCTCAAGGGCCTGCTGGACACCGGCGACGAGGAGGCGCTCGCCGTCGCGGTGTCCGAGCGCCGTTTCCTCGCCGAGATCGAGCACTCCAACATCGTCCGCATCTACAACTTCGTCGAGCACCTCGACCCGACGACCGGCAGCCTCGACGGCTACATCGTCATGGAGTACGTCGGCGGCAAGTCCCTCAAGGAGATCGCCAACGAGCGGCGCACTCCCCAGGGCCGGCGCGACCCGCTCCCGGTCGAGCAGGCCTGCGCGTACGGCATCGAGGCACTGGAGGCCCTGGGCCACCTGCACAGCCGCAACCTGCTCTACTGCGACTTCAAGGTCGACAACGCCATCCAGCAGAACGACCAGCTCAAGCTGATCGACATGGGCGCGGTCCGGCGGATGGACGACCACGAGAGCGCGATCTACGGCACGGTCGGCTACCAGGCGCCCGAGGTCGCCGAGGTCGGCCCGTCCGTCGCCTCCGACCTCTACACCGTCGCGCGCACCCTCGCCGTCCTCACCTTCGACTTCCAGGGCTACACGAACGTTTTCGCGGACTCGCTGCCGGACCCGGAGCACATCGAGGTCTTCCGCCGGTACGAGTCCTTCTACCGGCTGCTCGTCCGGGCCACCGACCCCGACCCGGCGCGCCGGTTCGCCTCCGCCGAGGAGATGGCCGAGCAGCTGACCGGCGTACTGCGCGAGGTCGTGGCGCTGCAGACCGGTGAGCAGCGGCCCGCGCTGTCCCAGCTGTTCGGGCCCGAACTGCGGGTGGTCGACACCGAGCTGATGCCGGCGGTGGCCGGGGACACCTCGCTGCTGGGCGGGCGTACCCTCCCGTTCCGCCGCCGCGGCCGGCGGAAGCAGCCGGCCGCGGCCCTGCCGGGCCGGGGTCCGACGGCGGGGCTCGTGGGCGCCGCACCGGACACGCCGTCGATCCCGGCGCAGATGTCGTACGAGATCTCCCCGCTGCCCGGATACGGGAGCCCGCCTCCCGTGCTGCGCCCCCTGGACACGGCGGCCACCGTGCTCGCCCTCCCCGCGCCGCGGGTGGACCCCGGCGACCCGAACGCCGGCTTCCTGGCCGGCCTGCTGGCAGCGGCCCCCGCCGAACTGGTCGCCGCGCTCCGCTCCGCGCCCGCCGACTCCCTGGAGGTCCGGCTGCGCGACCTGCGGGCGCGGCTGGAGATGGGCGACGGGCCCGAGGCCCGGCGGGTGCTGCGGGAGATCGAGACGGACCCGCTGGCCGACTGGGCGTCGGACTGGCGGGTGGTCTGGAACCGCGGCCTGGTGGCCCTCGCGGAGGGGGACAAGGAGACCGCGGCGCTGTCCTTCGACGCGGTGTACGACGCGTTCCCGGGCGAGCCCGCGCCCAAGCTCGCGCTGGGCGTCTGCGCCGAGGTGCTGGGCCAGCTGGACAACGCAGCGGAGTACTACGGCCTGGTGTGGTCGACCGACCACAGCTATGTGAGCGCGGCGTTCGGGCTGGCCCGGGTGCGGCTCGCGGCCGGTGACCGGGCGGGCGCCGTGCGGGCGCTGGAGGCCGTGCCGGAGTCCTCGATCCACTTCACCGCGGCCCGTATCGCCGCGGTACGGGCCCGGCTCCGGCAGCGCCCGGCCGGCGAACCGCTGCTGGCCGACCTCCAGGCCGCGGCCCGGCAGATCGAGCGGCTCGCGGACTTCGGCCTGGACGCGCAGCGCCGCGAGACGCTGACGACGGAAGTACTGGGCTGCGCCCTGGACTGGGTACTGTCCGGGCGCGCCGGGGAACCCGCGCCGGACGGACCGGGCACGAAGGGGCAGCCGGCCGACGGCCGCCCCGCACTGCTCGGCTGCGCGCTGGACGAGCGCGGGCTGCGCTTCGGCCTGGAGCGGTCCTGCCGACTGCTCGCCAGGCTGGCCCAGCGCGGTGATGAGAGGATCGAACTGGTGGAGCGGGCCAACCGCTTCCGCCCCAGGACGTGGGTGTGAGATGGCAGTGACAGGTCCTACCCGGTGCCCGGGCTGCGCCGAGCCGCTGGAGCCGGGGGACAACTTCTGCGGCGTGTGCGGAGCCGACCTCTCCGCCGCGGCGGGTGAGAACGCCGCGGCCGGGGAACACCCGACGCTCGCGCTCTCCCCTCAGAGCTCTCAGGGCTCTCAGGGCAGGGCGCCCGCGGGCCCCGAAGCGGCGTACCGGGCGGCGCCGCCGCCCGCGCCGGAGACCCGGCTGCCGGGCGCGGGCCCGGCACCGGCGGTGCCCGCCCCGGCCGGTACCGCGGCGCCCGCCGACCCCCGTGCGACCTTCGCCGCCCGGACCTGCGTGGCCTGCCGCACCGGCACCGTCGACGAGGACGGCTACTGCGCGCACTGCGGCCACGCCCAGCCCCGCGAGCGCGACCACTTCGAACGGGAGCTGGAGCGGGTCGCGGCGGTCAGCGACCGCGGCCACCGCCACCACCGCAACGAGGACTTCTTCGCCGTCGCCGGCACCGCGCTGCCCGACGGCTCCCCGGCCGTGGTCGCGGTGGTCTGTGACGGCGTCTCCTCCGCGACCCGGCCCGACGAGGCGTCGCAGGCCGCGGCCGAGACGGCGGCCGAGTCGCTGCTGGCGGCACTGCCCCGGGAAGCACATCCCCAGCAGGCCATGCACGACGCGATCCTGGCCGCCGCCAAGTCCGTCGACGCCCTCGCGGCCGCGCCCGACCAGCCGCAGCAGCACGACCCGTACCGCCGGCAGAACGCCCCGGCCTGCACGCTCGTCGCGGCCGTCGCGGCGGGCGGGGTGCTGACCGTCGGCTGGGTCGGTGACAGCCGCGCGTACTGGATCCCCGACGACCGCACGGCGCCCGGCGCCCGGCTCACCGAGGACGACTCCTGGGCCGCGCAGATGGTGGCGAACAACCTGATGACGGAGGCGGAGGCGTACGCCGACGAACGGGCGCACGCCATCACCGGCTGGCTGGGCGCCGACGCGTACGAACTCCAGCCGCACACCGCCGCTTTCCGGCCGGACCACCCGGGTGTCGTCGTGGTCTGCACCGACGGCCTGTGGAACTACTCCGAGGCCGCGGCGGAGCTGGCGGCCGTGCTGCCCCCCGACGCGGGTGAACGCCCGCTGCACGGCGCCCGAACACTGGTGCGCCACGCTCTGGACAGCGGGGGCCACGACAACGTAACAGTGGCCGTGGTGCCGTTCCCGGTCCCCGCCACCGGGGCAGGATCGGCCTGAGTCACCACGGCAACGCCGCAGCACAGTAGAGCGCAGTGAACGGTCCGGCACCGGGGGAGGTGCCGACGGGGGGACGGCCTGGGGTACTTCCGCCCGCCCGCACGCCGACGAGCACGACGGAGCGTCAAGGAGCGGAACGGATGGCCAACTTCTCGAAGTCCACGGTGCCGCAGTTCTCCGTGGAGGTGTACCAGAACGAGTACCTCCCCGAGGGCGGCCGCGAGGTGAACGCCATCGTCACCGTCACCGCCACCGGCGGCGGTACCTCGGGGGGCCGGCCGCTCGCCGACGCGACGGGGCAGCCGTCCGTCCCGGCGCAGGGCCGGGCCCCGGACGCCGCCGTCGTCATCATGGTCGACTGCTCCGGCTCGATGGAGTACCCGCCGACCAAGATGCGCAACGCCCGCGAGGCGACCGCCGCGGCGATCGACACGCTGCGCGACGGGGTGGCGTTCGCGGTGGTCGCCGGCACCCACCAGGCCGCCGAGGTGTACCCGGGCGGCGGCCGCCTCGCGCAGGCCTCGCCCGCCACCCGCGGCCAGGCCAAAGAGGCGCTGCGGCGGCTGCGGGCGGGCGGCGGCACCGCCATCGGCACCTGGCTGCGGCTGGCCGGGCGGCTGCTGGACTCCACCGAAGCGGCCATCCGGCACGGCATCCTGCTCACCGACGGCCGCAACGAACACGAGTCGCCCGAGGACCTGCGGGCCACGCTGGACGCCTGCGCCGGCCGGTTCACCTGCGACGCGCGCGGGGTGGGCACGGACTGGAAGGTCGCCGAGGTCACCGGCATCTCCTCGGCCCTGCTGGGCAGCGCCGACATCGTCGCCGACCCGGCCGGGCTCGCGGCGGACTTCACGCGGATGATGGAGACCGCGATGGGCAAGGAGGTCGCGGACGTCGGCCTGCGGGTGTGGACGCCGCAGGGCGCCGAGATCCAGTACGTGAAGCAGGTCGCGCCGACGGTCGAGGACCTGACCGGGCGGCGCACCGACGCCGGGCCGCGGGCCGGCGTCTACCCGACCGGCTCGTGGGGTGACGAGTCCCGCGACTACCACGTGTGCGTACGGGTACCGGACGCCGGCGTCGGCCGGGAGATGCTGGCCGCGCGGGTGGCACTGGTGCTCCCTGTGCCCGGCGGCGAGGCGCAGCGGACGCTGGCGCAGGGCCTGGTACGGGCGGTGTGGACGACCGACATGGCCGTATCGACGCAGATCAACCCGCAGGTGGCGCACTACACGGGGCAGGCGGAACTGGCCCGTGTCATCCAGCAGGGGCTCGATGCGCGTAAGTCCGGAGATATGGACGGAGCGACCGCCCGGCTCGGCCGCGCCGTACAGCTGGCGAGCGCTTCGGGGAACGAGGACACTGCGAAACTGCTTGCGAAGGTGGTGGACGTCGTGGACGCCGCGACCGGTACTGTGCGGCTGAAGGCGAAGGTTGCGGAAGCGGACGAGATGACACTCGAAACACGCTCCACCAAGACAGTTCGCGTCAAAAAGTGACAAACGAGTGACAAGTTAGACGTAACGCCGTCGGAAGACGGTACGGAGGGGGACATACCGACATGCCGACCTGCCCGAACGGCCACCAGTCAGTGGCCGAAGACTGGTGCGAGGTGTGCGGCCACCGCATGGCGGGCACTGTCGCGCAAGCCACTCCCCCGCCCCCCGGCTTCCCCGGCGCCCCGGCACCCCAGCAGGGCAGCTACGGCTACCCGCCGCCCCCCGCCCCCCGCCCGGCGCGGGCCAGGCCCCCGGGCCCGGCACCGGCCAGGCCGAGCTGTGCCCGCAGTGCGGTACGCCGCGTGAGGCCATGGCGCCGTTCTGCGAGGAGTGCCGGTACAACTTCCTGACGCACTCCCCGACCTCCGCCTCGTACCCGGCGCCGCCGCAGCAGCAGTCCGCGCCGCCGCCCGGCTTCCCGGCCCAGCCCGGCCCGCCGGACCAGTACGAGTACCAGGGTTCGCGCCCCTCGCAGATGAACCGGCCCGCCGAGCCGCTGGGCCCCGGACAGCAGCCGGGCCCCGCCGGCCCGCCCTTCGGCGAGCCCGGCCCGCCGCCCCCGCCGTACGGTGACGCGGGATCGACGCCTCCGCCGCAGCCGCAGGCCCCGCAGGCCCCGTCCCCGTCCCAGGGCGGCGACGACTGGCTGCTGCCGCCGCCCGGCGGCCCCCAGCCTCCCGGCGCCCCGCAGGGCGCGGCCCCGCAGGCACCCCCGGCGCCGCCCGGCCGGCCCGGTCCGTACGGGCAGCCCGGTCCGCACGGTCCTGGTTCTCCGGGGCCCGGCGCGCCGGGTGCCGGTCCGCAGGGGTTCGAGCAGCCCGGCCCGCCGCCCCCGCCGTACGAGCAGTCCGCGCCCCCGGCGCCGCCCGGCCCGTACGACTCCCAGGGCGCCCCGTGGGGGCAGCAGCCGCCGCCGCAGCAGCCGTTCCCGCAGCAGCAGCCGCCGCCCCCGCCGCAGCAGTACGACCAGCACGCCCCGCAAGGCGGCACCGGTGAGCAGCCGTGGTCCGCGGGCGGCGCTCCCGGCCAGGCGGCGACCGGCGCCGGCTGGGTCGCGGTGATCGCGCCGGACCGTGAGTACTTCATGGCGATGATGGGCCGCAGCGGCCCGGAGGCCGCCGGGCTGAACCTGCCCGCCTACTCCCCCGAGCAGCAGCTGCCGCTCTCCGGCCGGCAGGTCACCATCGGCCGCCGCCGGCACAGCACGGGCGAGTCGCCGGACATCGACCTGGCACGCCCGCCGGAGGACCCGGGCGTCTCGCACCAGCACGCCATGCTGGTGCAGCAGCCGGACGGCGGCTGGGCCGTCGTGGACCAGAACTCCACCAACGGCACGACCGTCAACGGCGGCGAGGAGCCGATCCAGCCGTACGTCCCCGTCCCGCTCCGGGAGGGCGACCGGGTGCACGTCGGCGCCTGGACGACCATCACGGTCCGCCGGGGCTGAACGTCACCGGCCGCTGCCGGGCCGGGCTCAGCCCCGGCTCGGCAGCGGCCACCGGTGCGGACCGTCGGGGGCGTCCAGCCACGCCCACTGCCGCTCCCCCGCCACCGTCACCCCGAACCGCTCCCGGTCCGGCCGGCGCTCGGCGCGCCACAGCGCGTACGCGGCGCCCGGGTCCAGCGTCCCGGCGCTCAGCGCGTGCAGG includes these proteins:
- a CDS encoding serine/threonine-protein kinase, whose translation is MTSENAACQRPECGGCYEDVGEGELYCDTCGMAPVVSPTGMVSSPPTGVAGAARSSAGSGSAQNSGSASTSSSSRSSGSRRSVSGRLSRSLSGPSTQLVSVRSGSSGQGSASGSGAGRGRLGAGLVAVPDVPRPDPRTVVLENPEVPERKRFCSRSDCGAPVGRARSGRPGRTEGFCTKCGHPYSFVPKLRAGDVVHGQYEVAGCLAHGGLGWIYLAVDRAVSDRWVVLKGLLDTGDEEALAVAVSERRFLAEIEHSNIVRIYNFVEHLDPTTGSLDGYIVMEYVGGKSLKEIANERRTPQGRRDPLPVEQACAYGIEALEALGHLHSRNLLYCDFKVDNAIQQNDQLKLIDMGAVRRMDDHESAIYGTVGYQAPEVAEVGPSVASDLYTVARTLAVLTFDFQGYTNVFADSLPDPEHIEVFRRYESFYRLLVRATDPDPARRFASAEEMAEQLTGVLREVVALQTGEQRPALSQLFGPELRVVDTELMPAVAGDTSLLGGRTLPFRRRGRRKQPAAALPGRGPTAGLVGAAPDTPSIPAQMSYEISPLPGYGSPPPVLRPLDTAATVLALPAPRVDPGDPNAGFLAGLLAAAPAELVAALRSAPADSLEVRLRDLRARLEMGDGPEARRVLREIETDPLADWASDWRVVWNRGLVALAEGDKETAALSFDAVYDAFPGEPAPKLALGVCAEVLGQLDNAAEYYGLVWSTDHSYVSAAFGLARVRLAAGDRAGAVRALEAVPESSIHFTAARIAAVRARLRQRPAGEPLLADLQAAARQIERLADFGLDAQRRETLTTEVLGCALDWVLSGRAGEPAPDGPGTKGQPADGRPALLGCALDERGLRFGLERSCRLLARLAQRGDERIELVERANRFRPRTWV
- a CDS encoding PP2C family serine/threonine-protein phosphatase — protein: MAVTGPTRCPGCAEPLEPGDNFCGVCGADLSAAAGENAAAGEHPTLALSPQSSQGSQGRAPAGPEAAYRAAPPPAPETRLPGAGPAPAVPAPAGTAAPADPRATFAARTCVACRTGTVDEDGYCAHCGHAQPRERDHFERELERVAAVSDRGHRHHRNEDFFAVAGTALPDGSPAVVAVVCDGVSSATRPDEASQAAAETAAESLLAALPREAHPQQAMHDAILAAAKSVDALAAAPDQPQQHDPYRRQNAPACTLVAAVAAGGVLTVGWVGDSRAYWIPDDRTAPGARLTEDDSWAAQMVANNLMTEAEAYADERAHAITGWLGADAYELQPHTAAFRPDHPGVVVVCTDGLWNYSEAAAELAAVLPPDAGERPLHGARTLVRHALDSGGHDNVTVAVVPFPVPATGAGSA
- a CDS encoding vWA domain-containing protein, translating into MANFSKSTVPQFSVEVYQNEYLPEGGREVNAIVTVTATGGGTSGGRPLADATGQPSVPAQGRAPDAAVVIMVDCSGSMEYPPTKMRNAREATAAAIDTLRDGVAFAVVAGTHQAAEVYPGGGRLAQASPATRGQAKEALRRLRAGGGTAIGTWLRLAGRLLDSTEAAIRHGILLTDGRNEHESPEDLRATLDACAGRFTCDARGVGTDWKVAEVTGISSALLGSADIVADPAGLAADFTRMMETAMGKEVADVGLRVWTPQGAEIQYVKQVAPTVEDLTGRRTDAGPRAGVYPTGSWGDESRDYHVCVRVPDAGVGREMLAARVALVLPVPGGEAQRTLAQGLVRAVWTTDMAVSTQINPQVAHYTGQAELARVIQQGLDARKSGDMDGATARLGRAVQLASASGNEDTAKLLAKVVDVVDAATGTVRLKAKVAEADEMTLETRSTKTVRVKK